Proteins encoded in a region of the Oncorhynchus clarkii lewisi isolate Uvic-CL-2024 chromosome 18, UVic_Ocla_1.0, whole genome shotgun sequence genome:
- the LOC139372888 gene encoding zinc finger protein 135-like, whose amino-acid sequence MASVKLEDCSQTMELNVNIKDEEEEEKIGTSVSHGDHVETFPASRQQQQEDHRAKRSHHCPHCVEIFPFLSKLKAHLKIHTGEKPYSCSDCGVSFSRLDTLKTHQRIHTGEKPYYCSDCGERFSQMSSLKAHKQVHTGEKPYSCSDCGKCFSRSDTLKSHERIHTGEKPYSCSDCGKSFSRLDNLKTHERVHTGEKPYSCSDCVKCFKTSTELKVHQRTHTGERRYYCSDCAKCFKTSTELKLHQRTHTGEKPYFCSDCGKSFSRLDTLKTHERIHTGENPYSCSDCVKCFKTSTELKVHQKTHTGEKPYYCSVCGKCFKTSNELKVHQRTHTGEKPYVCSGCGKSFSHQSNLKTHQRIH is encoded by the exons atggcatcagtgaagctggaagactgcagtcaaacaatGGAACTGAATGtaaacattaaagatgaagaagaagaggagaagattggaacatctgtttctcatg gagaccaCGTTGAGACATTCCCTGCATCCAGACAACAACAGCAGGAAGATCACAGAGCTAAGAGGTCTCACCACTGCCCACATTGTGTGGAGATTTTCCCATTTCTATCAAAGCTAAAAGCACacctaaaaatacacacaggagagaagccttactcctgctctgactgtggggtgAGTTTCTCTCGACTGGAtaccttaaaaacacaccaacgtatacatacaggagagaagccttactactgctctgactgtggggagAGATTCTCTCAAATGAGCAGCTTAAAAGCACACAAACAAGTAcatactggagagaagccttactcctgctctgattgTGGGAAGTGTTTCTCCCGATCGGATACCTTGaaatcacatgaacgtatacatacaggagagaagccttactcctgctctgactgtggaaaaagtTTCTCCCGATTGGATAacttaaaaacacatgaacgtgtacatacaggagagaagccatattCCTGCTCAGACTGTGtaaaatgcttcaaaacatcaaCTGAGCTTAAAgtacatcagagaacacacacaggagagaggcgttactactgctctgactgtgcaaaatgttttaaaacatcaactgagctaaaacttcatcagagaacacatacaggagagaagccttacttctgctctgactgtggaaagagtttctcccGATTGGATACcttaaaaacacatgaacgtatacatacaggagaaaacccttactcctgctctgactgtgtaaaatgcttcaaaacatcaaCTGAGCTCAAAGTTcatcagaaaacacacacaggagagaagccttattacTGCTCAGtctgtggaaaatgttttaaaacatcaaatgagctaaaagttcaccagagaacacacacaggagagaagccttacgtctGCTCTGGCTGTGGCAAAAGTTTCTCTCACCAGAGCaacttaaaaacacaccaacgtatacaTTAA